The Montipora capricornis isolate CH-2021 chromosome 6, ASM3666992v2, whole genome shotgun sequence genome has a window encoding:
- the LOC138054389 gene encoding uncharacterized protein, with protein MSTYGKLEEFDRDSDTWELYIERLNSYFEANKIGGEGDGLKLRRTILLSSVGNKTYKLMCDFLAPEKPGDKPYPELCTMGKNHFNPKPSESVQRHKFNNRFRANGESISDFVAALRHLAEYCNFGGSLENMLRDRLVSGVNNEKIQTRLLSEGELTFKKAFEIALSLETTAQHMADLQSTPSTSAMASASVKKEGACSRELSKKKARKSSEKSSNPTSSQQGKQRVHVLDTEEPDEEQDIYPLFAVSPSSHKNPYMVTVELNGLEVKMEVDTGASLSVISEDVYTQLKNIEGSSFNLQDNKLTLKSYTGEIIPVLGTLSVEVKYKNTCLQSPRPKFVAACKIAMVRNFPSQCTIS; from the exons ATGTCTACCTATGGTAAACTAGAGGAatttgacagagattctgataCCTGGGAGCTGTATATCGAGCGTTTAAACTCTTATTTTGAAGCGAATAAGATCGGAGGTGAAGGCGACGGGTTGAAATTACGTCGTACTATTCTCCTCAGCTCGGTGGGAAACAAAACCTACAAGTTAATGTGTGATTTTCTCGCTCCAGAAAAGCCCGGAGATAAGCCGTATCCGGAATTGTGCACCATGGGAAAGAATCATTTCAATCCGAAACCCAGTGAAAGCGTGCAAAGGCACAAGTTCAACAATCGTTTCCGTGCAAACGGAGAAAGTATTTCTGATTTCGTCGCTGCTTTACGACACCTAGCGGAATACTGCAACTTTGGTGGTAGTCTGGAAAATATGCTTCGTGATCGTCTGGTTTCTGGAGTAAATAATGAGAAAATACAGACGCGTTTACTGTCTGAAGGCGAACTGAcattcaaaaaagcttttgaaattGCACTATCTCTAGAAACAACCGCCCAGCACATGGCTGATCTGCAATCAACTCCTTCCACGTCCGCTATGGCGTCTGCATCAGTAAAAAAG GAAGGGGCATGTAGTCGCgaattgtcaaaaaaaaaagcaagaaaatcatCTGAAAAATCCTCAAACCCCACTTCAAGCCAACAAGGTAAACAGAGAGTTCATGTCTTGGATACTGAAGAGCCAGATGAGGAGCAGGACATTTACCCACTTTTTGCTGTCAGCCCAAGCAGCCACAAAAACCCTTATATGGTGACTGTTGAATTGAACGGGCTAGAGGTCAAAATGGAAGTTGACACTGGAGCATCACTGTCCGTTATTAGTGAAGACGTTTACACTCAGCTCAAGAACATTGAGGGTTCAAGTTTCAACCTACAAGACAACAAACTCACCTTGAAGTCCTACACAGGAGAAATCATCCCAGTCTTAGGAACATTGTCAGTTGAAGTTAAGTATAAGAACACTTGTCTGCAGTCTCCTCGGCCGAAATTTGTTGCAGCATGTAAAATTGCAATGGTCAGAAATTTTCCATCTCAGTGCACTATCTCCTGA